The nucleotide window ACTGGCGTAAGACTGAGAAACAATCAAACCGGTCATGAGGAAAACCTTCCTGTGGACGGCGCCTTCATTTTTATTGGTTTGACACCGAATACAGGATTCCTCGCCAACAGTGACCTGGTGCTGGACAGGTGGGGTTTCCTTGTTACCGGCCATGATCTGGTTCATGGGAGACAACGACCGGCAAGTTTTGAAAACCGCGATCCATACCTGCTGGAGACCAGCGTACCGGGAATCTTTGCCGCAGGTGATGTGCGGGACAAGAGCACCAAACAGGTGGCCAGTGCTGCAGGTGAAGGCGCCAGTGCCGCCTTGATGATTCGAGAGTATCTGCAGCAGATCTAGCCCAGGCATCAGTGTGCTCTCCATTTCTTTTCTCAAACTTTTTACCTTTCACTTTTCACTGCAACCCCTGGCTCCTGTCCACTTGACGAACCACAAAACTCTTCTTAATTTTGGGCAGAGCAAACTTTTTTAAGTAAAGATCTGCTTGTGTATCAAGGAGTAGCTGGAGAGGCATTCATGACTTAGCTATGTTTCCAGCAAATTCAGAGCGGCAGCAGAGGAGATGGCGGCAGCAGGCGGAAACAATCAGGTTGGACTGGCCCTTGGCAGTGGTTCTGCTCGAGGCTGGGCTCATATTGGGGTAATCCGCGCTTTGATGGAACTGGGCATCGAGCCTGACATTGTTTGCGGCACCTCCATTGGTGCTCTGGTCGGGGCCTTCTATGTGACCGGAAATCTCGACTCCCTGGAAGAATGGACTAGAGGGCTCCACAAACACGACGTCCTGCAATTCATCGACATCAAGCTCTTGCCGCGGGGGGGACTGCTGGAAGGAGATCGCATCGTCCAATTTCTCCAGGATTCAATAGGAGACAGAGAAATAGCCGATCTTCCCAAGCCATTTGCAGCAGTGGCGACTGATCTGCTCACAGGTCAAGAAATCTGGCTGACAACTGGATCCCTGGTGGAGGCCGTGCGGGCCTCGGTTTCAGTACCTTGTATTTTTACCCCTGTAACATATGGTGAGCATCTGCTAGTGGACGGCGGTCTGGTTGATCCTGTGCCGGTGTCAGCCTGCAAG belongs to Deltaproteobacteria bacterium and includes:
- a CDS encoding patatin-like phospholipase family protein, producing the protein MAAAGGNNQVGLALGSGSARGWAHIGVIRALMELGIEPDIVCGTSIGALVGAFYVTGNLDSLEEWTRGLHKHDVLQFIDIKLLPRGGLLEGDRIVQFLQDSIGDREIADLPKPFAAVATDLLTGQEIWLTTGSLVEAVRASVSVPCIFTPVTYGEHLLVDGGLVDPVPVSACKALGADVILAVNLNSEVLGKHICQAKRSKTRAKASNSEPKFLHALSAGLKKWTSSLGASISDSLVDTLSFFDVMNGSLSIMQNYIVRSRLADDQPDVTINPRVVDIGFLDFDKAAEAIAEGKRAVERIGSELHDLIRTR